The following coding sequences are from one Nicotiana tomentosiformis chromosome 3, ASM39032v3, whole genome shotgun sequence window:
- the LOC104117803 gene encoding nucleolin 2-like isoform X4 yields the protein MADDAGSGSSSTDQAQNQRTAQKNKSKLTPFSKVWSDEDEVSILTGIIKFRKEKGLDIQTNMFAFYNYIIDSLMLRATLTQLREKVRALRKKYEKNVSGKKSPKTPHEVELFQLSQKIWMVNAKESEHQKEFVGGKSETPNTSEPRQPVKKNLLENWLSQQHIPEIEQPIQEIIPKIGLGSQNLLALLRRIAEDVELVANAMSRSQRQVDGERLDLYFLSTDLLVKFGRVVKEIKAKPEMRHSSELLEQEILKAYLEAKIEHAQLVSNAYNTFIQADVAVAAPTKPMKKGKREAENEIEKLVSTKKQKKHLAAAQAAEKQKSDAKAQKKKKKQETSSCDDSSQPEDEKLTETLTPPKKVTLAKNGKLASRSDDSDSSGEDEAPSKKAVATSSKNGVAAKKNDDSSDDSSSEEDSSSEAKKPPANVSAAASKKDESSDESSSEDDSSSSDEEEDVVKKAPATASKKEESSDESSDDDDDEPPSKVVSQPTKAPQAVKKNSDSSEETDSDEDDSNSDKGKAAAVCKKKVPSSAGGDDESRDDTSEESDEEEPQKKKIKPSSTPAVSKKESSSEESSDEDESSEEEEDEKPSRTPKK from the exons ATGGCGGATGATGCAGGTTCCGGCTCCAGCTCTACGGACCAAGCACAAAATCAGCGAACAGCTCAAAAGAACAAGTCTAAACTTACTCCTTTTTCTAAAGTGTGGAGCGATGAAGACGAAGTATCCATACTTACAGGTATTATCAAGTTCCGTAAGGAAAAAGGACTTGATATACAAACAAATATGTTTGCATTCTATAATTACATTATAGATTCTCTTATGCTTCGAGCAACATTAACTCAGTTAAGAGAAAAAGTTAGAGCATTGAGGaaaaaatatgagaaaaatgTTAGCGGTAAAAAGAGTCCAAAAACTCCACATGAGGTGGAGTTGTTCCAGTTGTCTCAAAAAATATGGATGGTTAATGCCAAAGAATCCGAACACCAAAAAGAGTTTGTAGGCGGGAAATCGGAAACCCCAAACACATCGGAACCCAGGCAGCCAGTAAAAAAGAACTTGCTGGAAAATTGGCTGTCGCAGCAACACATTCCAGAAATTGAACAGCCAATACAGGAAATAATACCGAAAATTGGGCTGGGTTCGCAAAATCTGCTAGCATTGCTAAGGCGTATAGCAGAAGATGTAGAACTTGTAGCAAATGCTATGTCACGTTCGCAAAGGCAAGTTGATGGAGAACGGTTGGATCTTTATTTTCTAAGCACGGATTTACTTGTGAAGTTTGGGAGAGTGGTGAAGGAGATCAAAGCGAAACCAGAAATG AGACACTCTTCTGAACTACTTGAACAAGAGATATTAAAAGCCTACTTGGAAGCAAAGATAGAGCACGCACAATTAGTTTCAAATGCCTATAATACTTTCATTCAG GCTGATGTTGCTGTAGCTGCTCCGACCAAACCCATGAAGAAAG GGAAGAGAGAAGCTGAGAATGAAATTGAGAAGTTAGTGAGTACAAAGAAGCAAAAGAAACATTTGGCCGCAGCACAAGCTGCTGAGAAACAGAAGAGCGATGCAAAGgctcagaagaagaagaagaaacaagaAACCAGTTCCTGTGACGATAGCTCTCAGCCAGAAGACGAGAAG CTTACTGAAACACTGACACCTCCTAAGAAAGTGACTCTTGCCAAGAATGGAAAATTAGCCAGCCGTTCGGATGATTCAGATTCTTCAGGCGAGGATGAA GCTCCTTCTAAGAAGGCTGTTGCAACTTCAAGTAAGAATGGTGTTGCTGCTAAGAAGAATGATGATTCGAGTGATGATTCGAGTTCTGAGGAAGATAGCAGTTCTGAAGCCAAGAAACCTCCTGCTAATGTCTCTGCTGCAGCTTCTAAGAAAGACGAGTCGAGTGATGAGTCTAGTTCTGAGGATGATAGCAGCAGCTCTGATGAGGAGGAGGATGTTGTTAAGAAGGCGCCTGCTACTGCCTCAAAAAAGGAAGAATCTAGTGACGAGTCcagtgatgatgatgatgat GAGCCTCCGTCTAAGGTAGTTTCTCAACCAACAAAAGCTCCTCAAGCCGTGAAAAAGAATAGTGACAGCTCCGAAGAAACCGACTCTGATGAAGATGATTCTAATTCGGACAAG GGAAAGGCTGCTGCTGTATGTAAAAAGAAG GTTCCTTCATCTGCAGGCGGTGATGATGAGAGTAGGGATGATACTTCTGAAGAAAGTGATGAAGAAGAGCCTCAAAAGAAAAAGATCAAG CCCTCTAGCACTCCAGCTGTCTCAAAGAAGGAGAGTAGTTCTGAGGAATCTTCTGATGAAGACGAGTCCTCTGAAGAAGAAGAGGATgaaaaaccatcgagaactccCAAGAAG TAA
- the LOC104117803 gene encoding nucleolin 2-like isoform X2, translated as MADDAGSGSSSTDQAQNQRTAQKNKSKLTPFSKVWSDEDEVSILTGIIKFRKEKGLDIQTNMFAFYNYIIDSLMLRATLTQLREKVRALRKKYEKNVSGKKSPKTPHEVELFQLSQKIWMVNAKESEHQKEFVGGKSETPNTSEPRQPVKKNLLENWLSQQHIPEIEQPIQEIIPKIGLGSQNLLALLRRIAEDVELVANAMSRSQRQVDGERLDLYFLSTDLLVKFGRVVKEIKAKPEMRHSSELLEQEILKAYLEAKIEHAQLVSNAYNTFIQADVAVAAPTKPMKKGKREAENEIEKLVSTKKQKKHLAAAQAAEKQKSDAKAQKKKKKQETSSCDDSSQPEDEKLTETLTPPKKVTLAKNGKLASRSDDSDSSGEDEAPSKKAVATSSKNGVAAKKNDDSSDDSSSEEDSSSEAKKPPANVSAAASKKDESSDESSSEDDSSSSDEEEDVVKKAPATASKKEESSDESSDDDDDEPPSKVVSQPTKAPQAVKKNSDSSEETDSDEDDSNSDKVPSSAGGDDESRDDTSEESDEEEPQKKKIKPSSTPTVSNTRKESSSEEDVPAAKIPPANGSAAASKKDESSDESSSEDDSSAEEEEDAINKAHAAAPKNGTAATSKKEEPSDESSSDDDPSSTPAVSKKESSSEESSDEDESSEEEEDEKPSRTPKK; from the exons ATGGCGGATGATGCAGGTTCCGGCTCCAGCTCTACGGACCAAGCACAAAATCAGCGAACAGCTCAAAAGAACAAGTCTAAACTTACTCCTTTTTCTAAAGTGTGGAGCGATGAAGACGAAGTATCCATACTTACAGGTATTATCAAGTTCCGTAAGGAAAAAGGACTTGATATACAAACAAATATGTTTGCATTCTATAATTACATTATAGATTCTCTTATGCTTCGAGCAACATTAACTCAGTTAAGAGAAAAAGTTAGAGCATTGAGGaaaaaatatgagaaaaatgTTAGCGGTAAAAAGAGTCCAAAAACTCCACATGAGGTGGAGTTGTTCCAGTTGTCTCAAAAAATATGGATGGTTAATGCCAAAGAATCCGAACACCAAAAAGAGTTTGTAGGCGGGAAATCGGAAACCCCAAACACATCGGAACCCAGGCAGCCAGTAAAAAAGAACTTGCTGGAAAATTGGCTGTCGCAGCAACACATTCCAGAAATTGAACAGCCAATACAGGAAATAATACCGAAAATTGGGCTGGGTTCGCAAAATCTGCTAGCATTGCTAAGGCGTATAGCAGAAGATGTAGAACTTGTAGCAAATGCTATGTCACGTTCGCAAAGGCAAGTTGATGGAGAACGGTTGGATCTTTATTTTCTAAGCACGGATTTACTTGTGAAGTTTGGGAGAGTGGTGAAGGAGATCAAAGCGAAACCAGAAATG AGACACTCTTCTGAACTACTTGAACAAGAGATATTAAAAGCCTACTTGGAAGCAAAGATAGAGCACGCACAATTAGTTTCAAATGCCTATAATACTTTCATTCAG GCTGATGTTGCTGTAGCTGCTCCGACCAAACCCATGAAGAAAG GGAAGAGAGAAGCTGAGAATGAAATTGAGAAGTTAGTGAGTACAAAGAAGCAAAAGAAACATTTGGCCGCAGCACAAGCTGCTGAGAAACAGAAGAGCGATGCAAAGgctcagaagaagaagaagaaacaagaAACCAGTTCCTGTGACGATAGCTCTCAGCCAGAAGACGAGAAG CTTACTGAAACACTGACACCTCCTAAGAAAGTGACTCTTGCCAAGAATGGAAAATTAGCCAGCCGTTCGGATGATTCAGATTCTTCAGGCGAGGATGAA GCTCCTTCTAAGAAGGCTGTTGCAACTTCAAGTAAGAATGGTGTTGCTGCTAAGAAGAATGATGATTCGAGTGATGATTCGAGTTCTGAGGAAGATAGCAGTTCTGAAGCCAAGAAACCTCCTGCTAATGTCTCTGCTGCAGCTTCTAAGAAAGACGAGTCGAGTGATGAGTCTAGTTCTGAGGATGATAGCAGCAGCTCTGATGAGGAGGAGGATGTTGTTAAGAAGGCGCCTGCTACTGCCTCAAAAAAGGAAGAATCTAGTGACGAGTCcagtgatgatgatgatgat GAGCCTCCGTCTAAGGTAGTTTCTCAACCAACAAAAGCTCCTCAAGCCGTGAAAAAGAATAGTGACAGCTCCGAAGAAACCGACTCTGATGAAGATGATTCTAATTCGGACAAG GTTCCTTCATCTGCAGGCGGTGATGATGAGAGTAGGGATGATACTTCTGAAGAAAGTGATGAAGAAGAGCCTCAAAAGAAAAAGATCAAG CCCTCTAGCACTCCAACTGTCTCAAATACTCGAAAGGAGAGTAGTTCTGAGGAAGATGTTCCTGCAGCCAAGATACCTCCTGCTAATGGCTCAGCTGCAGCTTCGAAGAAAGACGAGTCAAGTGATGAGTCTAGTTCTGAGGATGATAGCAGCGCAGAGGAGGAGGAGGATGCCATTAATAAGGCACATGCTGCTGCACCTAAAAATGGTACTGCCGCTACCTCTAAAAAGGAAGAACCCAGCGACGAGTCTAGTTCAGATGATGAT CCCTCTAGCACTCCAGCTGTCTCAAAGAAGGAGAGTAGTTCTGAGGAATCTTCTGATGAAGACGAGTCCTCTGAAGAAGAAGAGGATgaaaaaccatcgagaactccCAAGAAG TAA
- the LOC104117803 gene encoding suppressor protein SRP40-like isoform X3: MADDAGSGSSSTDQAQNQRTAQKNKSKLTPFSKVWSDEDEVSILTGIIKFRKEKGLDIQTNMFAFYNYIIDSLMLRATLTQLREKVRALRKKYEKNVSGKKSPKTPHEVELFQLSQKIWMVNAKESEHQKEFVGGKSETPNTSEPRQPVKKNLLENWLSQQHIPEIEQPIQEIIPKIGLGSQNLLALLRRIAEDVELVANAMSRSQRQVDGERLDLYFLSTDLLVKFGRVVKEIKAKPEMADVAVAAPTKPMKKGKREAENEIEKLVSTKKQKKHLAAAQAAEKQKSDAKAQKKKKKQETSSCDDSSQPEDEKLTETLTPPKKVTLAKNGKLASRSDDSDSSGEDEAPSKKAVATSSKNGVAAKKNDDSSDDSSSEEDSSSEAKKPPANVSAAASKKDESSDESSSEDDSSSSDEEEDVVKKAPATASKKEESSDESSDDDDDEPPSKVVSQPTKAPQAVKKNSDSSEETDSDEDDSNSDKGKAAAVCKKKVPSSAGGDDESRDDTSEESDEEEPQKKKIKPSSTPTVSNTRKESSSEEDVPAAKIPPANGSAAASKKDESSDESSSEDDSSAEEEEDAINKAHAAAPKNGTAATSKKEEPSDESSSDDDPSSTPAVSKKESSSEESSDEDESSEEEEDEKPSRTPKK, encoded by the exons ATGGCGGATGATGCAGGTTCCGGCTCCAGCTCTACGGACCAAGCACAAAATCAGCGAACAGCTCAAAAGAACAAGTCTAAACTTACTCCTTTTTCTAAAGTGTGGAGCGATGAAGACGAAGTATCCATACTTACAGGTATTATCAAGTTCCGTAAGGAAAAAGGACTTGATATACAAACAAATATGTTTGCATTCTATAATTACATTATAGATTCTCTTATGCTTCGAGCAACATTAACTCAGTTAAGAGAAAAAGTTAGAGCATTGAGGaaaaaatatgagaaaaatgTTAGCGGTAAAAAGAGTCCAAAAACTCCACATGAGGTGGAGTTGTTCCAGTTGTCTCAAAAAATATGGATGGTTAATGCCAAAGAATCCGAACACCAAAAAGAGTTTGTAGGCGGGAAATCGGAAACCCCAAACACATCGGAACCCAGGCAGCCAGTAAAAAAGAACTTGCTGGAAAATTGGCTGTCGCAGCAACACATTCCAGAAATTGAACAGCCAATACAGGAAATAATACCGAAAATTGGGCTGGGTTCGCAAAATCTGCTAGCATTGCTAAGGCGTATAGCAGAAGATGTAGAACTTGTAGCAAATGCTATGTCACGTTCGCAAAGGCAAGTTGATGGAGAACGGTTGGATCTTTATTTTCTAAGCACGGATTTACTTGTGAAGTTTGGGAGAGTGGTGAAGGAGATCAAAGCGAAACCAGAAATG GCTGATGTTGCTGTAGCTGCTCCGACCAAACCCATGAAGAAAG GGAAGAGAGAAGCTGAGAATGAAATTGAGAAGTTAGTGAGTACAAAGAAGCAAAAGAAACATTTGGCCGCAGCACAAGCTGCTGAGAAACAGAAGAGCGATGCAAAGgctcagaagaagaagaagaaacaagaAACCAGTTCCTGTGACGATAGCTCTCAGCCAGAAGACGAGAAG CTTACTGAAACACTGACACCTCCTAAGAAAGTGACTCTTGCCAAGAATGGAAAATTAGCCAGCCGTTCGGATGATTCAGATTCTTCAGGCGAGGATGAA GCTCCTTCTAAGAAGGCTGTTGCAACTTCAAGTAAGAATGGTGTTGCTGCTAAGAAGAATGATGATTCGAGTGATGATTCGAGTTCTGAGGAAGATAGCAGTTCTGAAGCCAAGAAACCTCCTGCTAATGTCTCTGCTGCAGCTTCTAAGAAAGACGAGTCGAGTGATGAGTCTAGTTCTGAGGATGATAGCAGCAGCTCTGATGAGGAGGAGGATGTTGTTAAGAAGGCGCCTGCTACTGCCTCAAAAAAGGAAGAATCTAGTGACGAGTCcagtgatgatgatgatgat GAGCCTCCGTCTAAGGTAGTTTCTCAACCAACAAAAGCTCCTCAAGCCGTGAAAAAGAATAGTGACAGCTCCGAAGAAACCGACTCTGATGAAGATGATTCTAATTCGGACAAG GGAAAGGCTGCTGCTGTATGTAAAAAGAAG GTTCCTTCATCTGCAGGCGGTGATGATGAGAGTAGGGATGATACTTCTGAAGAAAGTGATGAAGAAGAGCCTCAAAAGAAAAAGATCAAG CCCTCTAGCACTCCAACTGTCTCAAATACTCGAAAGGAGAGTAGTTCTGAGGAAGATGTTCCTGCAGCCAAGATACCTCCTGCTAATGGCTCAGCTGCAGCTTCGAAGAAAGACGAGTCAAGTGATGAGTCTAGTTCTGAGGATGATAGCAGCGCAGAGGAGGAGGAGGATGCCATTAATAAGGCACATGCTGCTGCACCTAAAAATGGTACTGCCGCTACCTCTAAAAAGGAAGAACCCAGCGACGAGTCTAGTTCAGATGATGAT CCCTCTAGCACTCCAGCTGTCTCAAAGAAGGAGAGTAGTTCTGAGGAATCTTCTGATGAAGACGAGTCCTCTGAAGAAGAAGAGGATgaaaaaccatcgagaactccCAAGAAG TAA
- the LOC104117803 gene encoding nucleolin 2-like isoform X1 encodes MADDAGSGSSSTDQAQNQRTAQKNKSKLTPFSKVWSDEDEVSILTGIIKFRKEKGLDIQTNMFAFYNYIIDSLMLRATLTQLREKVRALRKKYEKNVSGKKSPKTPHEVELFQLSQKIWMVNAKESEHQKEFVGGKSETPNTSEPRQPVKKNLLENWLSQQHIPEIEQPIQEIIPKIGLGSQNLLALLRRIAEDVELVANAMSRSQRQVDGERLDLYFLSTDLLVKFGRVVKEIKAKPEMRHSSELLEQEILKAYLEAKIEHAQLVSNAYNTFIQADVAVAAPTKPMKKGKREAENEIEKLVSTKKQKKHLAAAQAAEKQKSDAKAQKKKKKQETSSCDDSSQPEDEKLTETLTPPKKVTLAKNGKLASRSDDSDSSGEDEAPSKKAVATSSKNGVAAKKNDDSSDDSSSEEDSSSEAKKPPANVSAAASKKDESSDESSSEDDSSSSDEEEDVVKKAPATASKKEESSDESSDDDDDEPPSKVVSQPTKAPQAVKKNSDSSEETDSDEDDSNSDKGKAAAVCKKKVPSSAGGDDESRDDTSEESDEEEPQKKKIKPSSTPTVSNTRKESSSEEDVPAAKIPPANGSAAASKKDESSDESSSEDDSSAEEEEDAINKAHAAAPKNGTAATSKKEEPSDESSSDDDPSSTPAVSKKESSSEESSDEDESSEEEEDEKPSRTPKK; translated from the exons ATGGCGGATGATGCAGGTTCCGGCTCCAGCTCTACGGACCAAGCACAAAATCAGCGAACAGCTCAAAAGAACAAGTCTAAACTTACTCCTTTTTCTAAAGTGTGGAGCGATGAAGACGAAGTATCCATACTTACAGGTATTATCAAGTTCCGTAAGGAAAAAGGACTTGATATACAAACAAATATGTTTGCATTCTATAATTACATTATAGATTCTCTTATGCTTCGAGCAACATTAACTCAGTTAAGAGAAAAAGTTAGAGCATTGAGGaaaaaatatgagaaaaatgTTAGCGGTAAAAAGAGTCCAAAAACTCCACATGAGGTGGAGTTGTTCCAGTTGTCTCAAAAAATATGGATGGTTAATGCCAAAGAATCCGAACACCAAAAAGAGTTTGTAGGCGGGAAATCGGAAACCCCAAACACATCGGAACCCAGGCAGCCAGTAAAAAAGAACTTGCTGGAAAATTGGCTGTCGCAGCAACACATTCCAGAAATTGAACAGCCAATACAGGAAATAATACCGAAAATTGGGCTGGGTTCGCAAAATCTGCTAGCATTGCTAAGGCGTATAGCAGAAGATGTAGAACTTGTAGCAAATGCTATGTCACGTTCGCAAAGGCAAGTTGATGGAGAACGGTTGGATCTTTATTTTCTAAGCACGGATTTACTTGTGAAGTTTGGGAGAGTGGTGAAGGAGATCAAAGCGAAACCAGAAATG AGACACTCTTCTGAACTACTTGAACAAGAGATATTAAAAGCCTACTTGGAAGCAAAGATAGAGCACGCACAATTAGTTTCAAATGCCTATAATACTTTCATTCAG GCTGATGTTGCTGTAGCTGCTCCGACCAAACCCATGAAGAAAG GGAAGAGAGAAGCTGAGAATGAAATTGAGAAGTTAGTGAGTACAAAGAAGCAAAAGAAACATTTGGCCGCAGCACAAGCTGCTGAGAAACAGAAGAGCGATGCAAAGgctcagaagaagaagaagaaacaagaAACCAGTTCCTGTGACGATAGCTCTCAGCCAGAAGACGAGAAG CTTACTGAAACACTGACACCTCCTAAGAAAGTGACTCTTGCCAAGAATGGAAAATTAGCCAGCCGTTCGGATGATTCAGATTCTTCAGGCGAGGATGAA GCTCCTTCTAAGAAGGCTGTTGCAACTTCAAGTAAGAATGGTGTTGCTGCTAAGAAGAATGATGATTCGAGTGATGATTCGAGTTCTGAGGAAGATAGCAGTTCTGAAGCCAAGAAACCTCCTGCTAATGTCTCTGCTGCAGCTTCTAAGAAAGACGAGTCGAGTGATGAGTCTAGTTCTGAGGATGATAGCAGCAGCTCTGATGAGGAGGAGGATGTTGTTAAGAAGGCGCCTGCTACTGCCTCAAAAAAGGAAGAATCTAGTGACGAGTCcagtgatgatgatgatgat GAGCCTCCGTCTAAGGTAGTTTCTCAACCAACAAAAGCTCCTCAAGCCGTGAAAAAGAATAGTGACAGCTCCGAAGAAACCGACTCTGATGAAGATGATTCTAATTCGGACAAG GGAAAGGCTGCTGCTGTATGTAAAAAGAAG GTTCCTTCATCTGCAGGCGGTGATGATGAGAGTAGGGATGATACTTCTGAAGAAAGTGATGAAGAAGAGCCTCAAAAGAAAAAGATCAAG CCCTCTAGCACTCCAACTGTCTCAAATACTCGAAAGGAGAGTAGTTCTGAGGAAGATGTTCCTGCAGCCAAGATACCTCCTGCTAATGGCTCAGCTGCAGCTTCGAAGAAAGACGAGTCAAGTGATGAGTCTAGTTCTGAGGATGATAGCAGCGCAGAGGAGGAGGAGGATGCCATTAATAAGGCACATGCTGCTGCACCTAAAAATGGTACTGCCGCTACCTCTAAAAAGGAAGAACCCAGCGACGAGTCTAGTTCAGATGATGAT CCCTCTAGCACTCCAGCTGTCTCAAAGAAGGAGAGTAGTTCTGAGGAATCTTCTGATGAAGACGAGTCCTCTGAAGAAGAAGAGGATgaaaaaccatcgagaactccCAAGAAG TAA